One Coffea eugenioides isolate CCC68of chromosome 2, Ceug_1.0, whole genome shotgun sequence genomic window, TAAATTAgttaatgtagccttgtattcttgagtgaGACTTGGAAGTACGGCGGATGTCATGTGACGGGCACGTGCGGGCTCGGGGCGTGACAACACTTCCACCGGCAGTCCATCCACCAAAATAGTCTGGTTCCCCCTGAACTTCCACCGCAGCCACTTCACCTGCAACACCGCTCTGCTTTCCACGCTGATGGCCAGAGATGGATCGTTAATCCCCCCAGTATCGCACTCAATTTCGATGTCATGTATCGGCCCGTGGTCACAGAATTGAGCCTTTGTAGTGTATACTCGCTTCCCAAAGATGTGCTCTCTTTTGGCAATAAACACCGTATTAGATGCAACAGGGCTAGGACCTATTTTCTTATACACTTCCTTTTGCAAATCCCCGAGGAGCAGGACAAGTTCTTGGTTAAATGCAACAGCTAAATAGAACCCCTCTAGCGGTTCCGGGCCAAAACCAAATTTTGCGGATGAAAAATCCCAATATATGTCAATTGCAGTGGAATTGGCCTCTGAACTTCTGAACCCTTTTCTTGGAGTAAATAACCAAGGCTTAATATCAACCTTGCAGACGCATTCATTGGTTGAACTCCGAATCCCAATGCTAACTCCTTGCCGCATCAAATTCTTGGACCAAAGAAATCCGAAACCAACTGATGCGGTGGATCCACGACACAAAGCTCTTGGGCTAATGGTTTACTGGAGCACCATCAATCAAGCCACAAATGAAGGCAATCATCGGAAACAGAGGGCTTTCTTATTCTTTTTCCCCAAAGCAGCAGCTGTACAAAATTATTGATGCAGGAGTTAGACCGGTCGGTGCCTTTTGGTTCAGAGTTTTagagaataaaaaaatttgtgTTAACTTTGAACCAATTTAagttaataaaaaattaaagtgcTAATAACAACAAGACACTTGGCGCAATTCTAGTGGTGGCATTGAATTGGCACTAAAAAAATGTAACCGAGGATCCCAAGTGGCTCTCAAGTGGCTTTTTGTATTATTTGTTCTTAAGTGGCTTTTTATATTTGATTCTCGTGccataagaatatattttatacttgttcttttataaaaatatttttatggCACAAGAATCAAATATAAAAAGGGACAAAGGGAAAGAGTTTCCAATTAAAACAAACTGAGAGAATATATCAATTTTAGGGATAAACtgttttgttattttgaaaaaattacacttaGCCAACGATGGTGGGATCAATATCGACAGATTACAACTCAATAACGGGAGAGTATCTAACATGTGGTTAGATTATATAACTCACATTTTAGTGAGACTTCACTTTAGAATTTTTAATTTATGAAGCTTCAACCTTCATTTAGGTTATAACTCGGGATGTTTGTAGAAGCCGAGTGGTTCAATCGATTGCTCTTTGTATTTTATGGttatatatgaaataaattaGGGGTGGCGCCCCTCCCCGAGTTTGGGGCCTTttgccaaacaaaaaaaaaaaaagaccttgACTACTTTACCATTAAACCAAAGTCTCGTTGGCATTAACAAGATTTCGTATGCCATTCTTTTAGCAAGGTAATATATGTTTATAACCTAATCTACATGATTAACTGTTGCATGGACTCTCTCATGTCACACCTCGAGCATTCAGTAATTTAAACCGCAAGCCAATCTTTAGGCCTCCGCGGCCTGAGGTTTTCTATTACATATTACGCAGCTGCTCAAAATGATAAGTATCACACAAAAAGAGATGTTTTAAAAGTTAGATTTTTATCCATTATTGCATGGATTATGTGCTAATCAAATTAATGGTGTAATAAGAAAGCCATAACAGAAAATCCTTTGCTGtcccaattttttttctctatcccctcctcctcctttattaaaaaaaaactgtcACGTTCCCAGACTATTAAAGCATCTCTCCTTCTTTATGTGCTGGGTTTCTTAACAAATTGTTAAGTCAAAAAAGTGCTTGTTTTGACTGGTTTAAACTTAAAACTAGCTGCGAAGATTATCAGGGTGACAGACATAGGTGTTGAATATCTATATTTATACTATATAAAAAAGAAGAGGGGAGGGATTGGTGTAGACTTTTTGTGTCATTTTTTATAGTTCCTATTCTGTCCTCTAAATAAAGGGCAAAATGGTGCTGTCATCTCTCTAAAATAAACACTTACAAGCACAGACACACACCCCTATCTTGCAACAATTTCTgctccaaaaaaagaaaaacacaattCTTCCGTCCataattcataaaaaaaaagcttgcaacaaatactaaaaaatttaattattttttaaatattttttcttttagatTTGCACACATATAGGTTGTACCATTCCCACTAGTTACAATATTACAAGTATTGCCGTTTGATTGGAGCTCACTTGTTAAATGTCTTGGTTCTGAACGCttctttatcgagtctagatatTTTATTGCAcctcaaagaaaaaaagaattttaatcAATTTACTATATCATCAATTTCTTTTATGCCAATTGATCACTTAACAAATTAATAGAGGGGCTTACCATGGATGTATGAACTCAATTGGTGTTTCAGCATTGTTGCTCAAATTCTTTCCCCACTCGGTTGAGAAGTTTCTATTTACTGTATTTGGCTAGCCATGAACAGGATGCTATATCAAAATTACAAGTCTAGTAGTTGTAGTTCAACTTGTGGTTGATGCAGTACAAGGTACCTTTTATCACGGACAATTGGACTCTTGAGATGGAATTAGGCACAAAGCCTGGACTCTTTGTGACTATTGGTTGAGGGATTCTCTGTTTTCTTTCAATCTTGTTACATAGTTCTGCATTTCTAGTGCGGTTGATGTAAGATTTCCCCCTTCTTATATAACTGCATGCTCATTAACGAAAAGCTAATACatttgttccaaaaaaaaaaaaaagtgagagaGATAATAGTAACACTTAAGTCTATGAATTAGAATAAGGAAGGTATATATTCACTAATAATCAAAATATGCATTAACATTTTTTTAACACCCCACCACCCCTCTCATATCCTTTCCACCCCTAACTGTTATAATTCAAACCATGAACCTAACGGTGGGGAAAATTCTAAAAACCTTCCCTAAATAACATATTAAATAAGTATAACTAAATTTGCTATTTTTCCATTCACACACTTCTAAGGGAAACAAAATACAGGGTAACTTGACTATTTTCTAACATGAAACTTTAGAGAGCAATCATATTCCAAAGTGTAGATCAAAAgttaaaaaaccaaaaaaaaaaaagctaattaGCTGTAAAAGTTGATTTTGaatgtttaaaacaaaatttttgaatacgTAATGTTACTCCTATTAGTTTTCCAGTTTTACATATGAAAGATCACATATACGTGGAaccatgaaatttgaaatttggcaaaataataatcaatattcaataaaataattaatcaaAACCCATGAAGAACTTATccatttggattagctgttttttggggtgtttttgaaaaattttgctgtagcagagtttttagattatattttgggatattttcagaaaatattttggaatatttaagagtagaagagtttctagaatatattttgagatattttttaaaattttaaaaaaatttaaactaatttctagattaccttttagagtactttttaaaaattttattgtatttgaaaaactaatttttgaaaaaactcCCGATAAACTTTCTGTTATAGttattttgagatttttcaTAACACAGTGAGTAAAACTTTTTGTGATATTAAAGTAGTTGGAAGCGAGCAAGTGAGCAAAACTCAAGTGCAAGGTGAAACGTATTTAATGAgtaaaagttcaaaatttttgtaaGGCAAAAGCGAGAAATGGACTTTTGTCAGAACTTAAGCAGGGACAAAAAAGAATTCAATGTAAATTTTTAAATTCTCTAAGAGCTAAAAGGAATTCTCAAAACTTAGGCTGGGCAGCTGCTCCCTAGGCCCACTTTAGAGAATTCTACGGTGACTTTTGGATACTGTACTCATGAGATTAAATTCATTGTTCAATACAGAATAAGACTTATTATCTCATAGATTATTTCAAGAgtttaaattaaaataatgtGATAACATATAAGTGGATTAGAATTATGGGTACAGTTTCATTTTCTCAAATGTCAGCCAATTTCAGTTGATTTTTAgtcttttgttttcatttt contains:
- the LOC113759772 gene encoding uncharacterized protein LOC113759772; its protein translation is MRQGVSIGIRSSTNECVCKVDIKPWLFTPRKGFRSSEANSTAIDIYWDFSSAKFGFGPEPLEGFYLAVAFNQELVLLLGDLQKEVYKKIGPSPVASNTVFIAKREHIFGKRVYTTKAQFCDHGPIHDIEIECDTGGINDPSLAISVESRAVLQVKWLRWKFRGNQTILVDGLPVEVLSRPEPARARHMTSAVLPSLTQEYKATLTNLT